The proteins below are encoded in one region of Mycobacterium pseudokansasii:
- the glnA gene encoding type I glutamate--ammonia ligase produces the protein MTDKTPDDVFKIVKDEGVEFVDVRFCDLPGTMQHFTIPVSFFDESVFEDGLAFDGSSIRGFQSIHESDMLLLPDPVTARIDAFRAAKTLNLNFFVHDPFTLEPYSRDPRNVARKAENYLISTGIADTAYFGAEAEFYIFDSVSFDSRTNGSFYEVDAIAGWWNTGAPNEADGSPNRGYKVRPKGGYFPVAPVDHYVDLRDTMLRNLINAGFSLEKGHHEVGTGGQAEINYRFNTLLHAADDLQLYKYIVKNTAWQAGKTVTFMPKPLFGDNGSGMHTHQSLWKDGSPLMYDETGYAGLSDTARHYIGGLLHHAPSLLAFTNPTVNSYKRLVPGYEAPINLVYSQRNRSACVRIPITGSNPKAKRLEFRCPDSSGNPYLAFSAMLMAGLDGIRNKIEPQAPVDKDLYELPPEEAANIPQAPTQLSAVIDRLEADHEYLTEGGVFTPDLIETWISFKRENEIEPVNVRPHPYEFALYYDV, from the coding sequence GTGACGGATAAGACGCCCGACGACGTCTTCAAAATTGTCAAGGACGAGGGCGTCGAGTTTGTCGACGTCCGGTTTTGTGACCTGCCCGGCACCATGCAGCACTTCACAATTCCGGTTTCGTTCTTCGACGAGAGCGTGTTCGAAGACGGCTTGGCTTTCGACGGCTCGTCGATCCGCGGGTTCCAGTCGATTCACGAATCAGACATGCTGCTGCTACCCGACCCGGTAACGGCGCGCATCGACGCGTTCCGGGCGGCCAAGACGCTGAACCTCAACTTCTTCGTGCACGACCCGTTCACCCTCGAGCCGTATTCGCGCGACCCCCGCAACGTCGCCCGCAAGGCCGAGAACTACTTGATCAGCACCGGCATCGCCGACACCGCCTATTTCGGTGCCGAGGCCGAGTTCTACATCTTCGACTCGGTGAGCTTCGATTCGCGCACCAATGGCTCCTTCTACGAAGTGGACGCGATCGCAGGGTGGTGGAACACCGGCGCACCCAACGAGGCCGACGGCAGCCCCAACCGCGGCTACAAGGTCCGCCCGAAGGGCGGCTACTTCCCGGTGGCGCCGGTCGACCACTACGTCGACCTGCGCGACACGATGCTGCGCAATCTGATCAACGCCGGCTTCAGCCTGGAGAAGGGCCATCACGAGGTGGGCACCGGCGGGCAGGCCGAGATCAACTACAGGTTCAACACGCTGCTGCACGCCGCCGACGACTTGCAGCTGTACAAGTACATCGTCAAGAACACCGCGTGGCAGGCGGGCAAGACAGTCACGTTCATGCCCAAGCCGCTGTTCGGTGACAACGGTTCCGGCATGCACACCCACCAGTCGCTGTGGAAGGACGGCAGCCCGCTGATGTACGACGAGACCGGGTACGCCGGTCTGTCGGACACCGCGCGCCACTACATCGGCGGTCTGCTGCACCATGCACCGTCGCTGCTGGCGTTCACCAACCCGACGGTGAACTCCTACAAGCGGCTGGTTCCCGGTTACGAGGCCCCGATCAACCTGGTGTACAGCCAGCGGAATCGGAGTGCATGCGTCCGTATTCCCATCACGGGCAGCAACCCGAAGGCCAAGCGGCTGGAGTTCCGTTGCCCCGACTCATCCGGCAACCCCTATCTGGCGTTCTCGGCCATGCTGATGGCGGGCCTGGATGGCATCAGAAACAAGATCGAGCCGCAGGCTCCGGTGGACAAAGACCTCTACGAACTGCCGCCGGAGGAGGCCGCGAACATCCCGCAGGCGCCCACCCAGCTGTCCGCGGTGATCGACCGGCTGGAGGCTGACCACGAATACCTCACCGAGGGCGGCGTTTTCACGCCTGACCTGATCGAAACGTGGATCAGCTTCAAGCGCGAGAACGAGATCGAGCCGGTCAACGTCCGGCCGCACCCATACGAGTTCGCGCTGTATTACGACGTTTAG
- the lipA gene encoding lipoyl synthase: MTVAPEGRRLLRLEVRNAQTPIERKPPWIRIRARMGPEYTELKSLVRREGLHTVCEEAGCPNIFECWEDREATFLIGGDQCTRRCDFCQIDTGKPATLDRDEPRRVAESVHTMGLRYATVTGVARDDLPDGGAWLYAQTVRAIKELNPHTGVELLIPDFNGEPSRLAEVFESCPEVLAHNVETVPRIFKRIRPAFTYRRSLDVLTAARDAGLVTKSNLILGLGETPDEVRAALADLHGAGCDIVTITQYLRPSPRHHPVERWVKPDEFVEYAQYAEGLGFAGVLSGPLVRSSYRAGRLYRQARRSPTSDSG, translated from the coding sequence GTGACTGTCGCACCCGAGGGCCGGCGCCTGCTGCGCCTGGAGGTGCGCAACGCGCAAACCCCGATCGAACGCAAACCGCCGTGGATCCGGATCCGGGCGCGCATGGGCCCGGAATACACCGAGCTGAAAAGCCTGGTCCGGCGCGAAGGCCTACACACCGTCTGCGAAGAGGCCGGCTGCCCCAACATCTTCGAATGCTGGGAGGACCGGGAAGCCACCTTCCTGATCGGCGGCGACCAGTGCACCCGCCGTTGCGACTTCTGCCAGATCGACACCGGTAAGCCCGCCACCCTGGATCGTGACGAGCCGCGACGGGTCGCCGAGAGCGTGCACACGATGGGACTGCGCTACGCCACCGTCACCGGGGTGGCCCGCGACGACCTGCCCGACGGCGGTGCCTGGCTGTATGCGCAAACCGTGCGGGCGATCAAGGAGCTCAATCCGCACACCGGCGTCGAACTGTTGATCCCCGACTTCAACGGCGAGCCCAGCCGGCTAGCGGAGGTCTTCGAGTCATGCCCGGAGGTGTTGGCGCACAATGTCGAAACGGTGCCCCGCATCTTCAAGCGGATCCGGCCCGCGTTCACCTACCGGCGCAGCCTGGATGTGCTCACCGCGGCCCGCGACGCCGGCCTGGTGACCAAGAGCAACCTCATCCTCGGTCTGGGTGAAACCCCCGACGAGGTGCGCGCCGCCCTGGCCGATCTGCATGGCGCCGGTTGCGACATCGTCACCATCACCCAATATCTGCGACCGTCGCCGCGCCACCACCCGGTCGAGCGGTGGGTCAAGCCCGACGAGTTCGTCGAGTACGCGCAGTACGCCGAGGGGCTGGGCTTCGCCGGGGTGCTGTCCGGGCCGTTGGTGCGTTCGTCGTACCGGGCGGGCCGCCTCTACCGGCAGGCCCGGCGCTCGCCAACCTCGGACTCCGGTTAG
- a CDS encoding RDD family protein has product MTAESTGYPGKTRGFPRTGPGSLAPMGRRLGALCIDWLVAYGLALLGLGVGAWSQAMLSSMVLVIWLLLGVIAVRLFGFTPGQLLLGLVVVTVDGRLPVGVGRLVARGLLIALVIPPLFTDSDGRGLHDRLTGTAVVRR; this is encoded by the coding sequence ATGACGGCGGAATCTACCGGATATCCCGGCAAGACGCGCGGTTTTCCGCGGACCGGGCCGGGTTCGCTGGCGCCGATGGGGCGCCGGCTCGGCGCGCTGTGCATCGACTGGCTGGTGGCTTACGGACTGGCCCTGCTGGGCCTGGGTGTCGGCGCCTGGTCCCAGGCCATGCTGTCGTCGATGGTGCTGGTCATCTGGCTGCTGCTGGGTGTCATTGCGGTGCGCCTGTTCGGATTTACCCCGGGCCAGTTGCTACTGGGTCTGGTGGTCGTGACGGTGGATGGCCGGCTGCCCGTGGGGGTCGGCCGGTTGGTGGCGCGGGGCCTGCTGATCGCGCTGGTGATCCCACCGCTGTTCACCGACTCGGACGGACGGGGGTTGCACGACCGGCTGACCGGCACGGCCGTGGTGCGGCGCTGA
- a CDS encoding DUF4191 domain-containing protein: protein MAKPRNAAENKAAKAAASAARKAAARQRRTQLWQAFNIQRKEDKRLLPYMIGAFVLIVGVSVGVGVWAGGLTMITLIIFGVLLGALVAFIIFGRRAQRSIYRQAEGQTGAAAWVLDNLRGKWRVTPGVATTGHFDAVHRVIGRPGVILVGEGSAGRVKPLLAQEKKRTARLVGDVPIYDIVIGNGDGEVPLAKLDRHLTKLPANITVKQMDTLESRLAALGSRAGTGALPKGPLPNAGKVRGVQRTVRRK from the coding sequence ATGGCAAAACCCCGAAACGCCGCTGAGAACAAGGCCGCCAAAGCCGCGGCGAGTGCTGCCCGCAAGGCCGCCGCCCGGCAGCGCCGCACTCAGCTGTGGCAGGCGTTCAACATCCAGCGCAAAGAGGACAAGCGCCTGCTGCCGTACATGATCGGCGCGTTCGTGCTGATCGTCGGCGTCTCGGTGGGCGTCGGGGTGTGGGCCGGCGGCTTGACCATGATCACGCTGATCATCTTCGGCGTGCTGCTGGGCGCGCTGGTGGCGTTCATCATCTTTGGCCGCCGCGCCCAGCGCAGCATCTACCGGCAAGCCGAAGGTCAAACCGGCGCCGCGGCCTGGGTGCTGGACAACCTGCGGGGCAAGTGGCGGGTCACCCCGGGGGTGGCCACCACCGGACACTTTGACGCGGTGCATCGGGTGATCGGCCGGCCGGGTGTCATCCTGGTCGGCGAGGGATCGGCGGGCCGCGTCAAACCACTGCTGGCCCAAGAGAAGAAGCGCACCGCTCGCCTGGTCGGCGATGTGCCGATCTACGACATCGTCATCGGCAACGGCGACGGCGAGGTGCCGCTGGCCAAGTTGGACCGCCACCTCACCAAACTTCCGGCCAACATCACCGTCAAGCAGATGGACACCCTGGAATCGCGTCTGGCCGCCCTGGGTTCCCGCGCCGGTACCGGCGCCCTGCCGAAGGGCCCGTTACCCAACGCCGGCAAGGTGCGCGGCGTCCAGCGCACCGTGCGCCGCAAATAG